A window of Panicum virgatum strain AP13 chromosome 8K, P.virgatum_v5, whole genome shotgun sequence contains these coding sequences:
- the LOC120645475 gene encoding probable carboxylesterase 18, with protein sequence MIVFFHGGGFAFLSAASPAYDAAYCRIARYASAAVLSVDYCRAPEHQFPAPYDDGLAALRFLDDPRNHPPLLPLDVAHCYVAGDSAGGNIAHHVARRYALDPASFRNVRLRGLVAIQPFFGGEERTDSELPLLENRSMGKDVRVAEYPDAIHAFYVFLFPVFEDTRDFIIRIAEFVAESAPAAAASEQP encoded by the exons ATGATCGTCTTCTTCCACGGCGGCGGGTTCGCGTTCCTCTCCGCGGCGTCCCCGGCCTACGACGCCGCCTACTGCCGCATCGCGCGGTACGCCTCCGCGGCGGTGCTCTCCGTCGACTACTGCCGCGCCCCGGAGCACCAGTTCCCGGCGCCCTACGACGACGGCCTTGCTGCGCTCCGCTTCCTCGACGACCCCAGGAACCACCCGCCGCTCCTCCCGCTGGACGTCGCCCACTGTTACGTCGCCGGCGACAGTGCCGGTGGCAACATCGCGCACCATGTGGCCCGCCGCTACGCGCTGGACCCGGCGTCCTTCAGGAACGTCCGCCTCAGGGGCCTCGTCGCCATCCAGCCCTTcttcggcggcgaggagcgcacCGACTCCGAGctcccactactagaaaacag GAGCATGGGCAAGGACGTGCGCGTGGCCGAGTACCCGGACGCCATCCACGCATTCTACGTCTTCCTGTTCCCTGTGTTCGAAGACACACGGGACTTCATCATACGCATCGCCGAGTTCGTCGCCGagagcgcgccggcggcggcggcgagtgagCAACCGTAG
- the LOC120645476 gene encoding probable carboxylesterase 18 yields the protein MAAMPRAPRKPEPPVSCLTRLTLKVADFLIDATRRADGTLNRGVLSLLDPPVPAVSTPWCGVATRDVVIDRALRFRARLFLPASPADDGSTARPLPVIVFFHGGGFAFFSAASLAFDVACRRIARGASAAVLSVDYRRSPEHRFPAPYDDGLAALQFLDDPKEHPVPLEVSRCFLAGDSAGGNVAHHVARRYAARPSLFANVRLAGLVAIQPFFGGEERTPSELRLDGAAPIVSIARTDWMWRAFLPPGADRSHEAASVASPAAAAGLDSPAFPPVLVAIGGYDPLQDWQRRYGEMLRARGKYVRVVEYPDAIHGFYTIPMFDDARDLIIRIAEFVAESGGGRSQ from the coding sequence atggcggcgatgCCTCGGGCGCCGCGCAAGCCGGAGCCACCGGTGTCGTGCCTCACGCGGCTCACCCTCAAGGTCGCCGACTTCCTCATCGACGCCACACGCCGCGCCGACGGCACGCTGAACCGCGGCGTGCTCTCGCTGCTCGACCCGCCCGTCCCGGCCGTCTCCACCCCGTGGTGCGGCGTCGCCACCCGCGACGTCGTCATTGACCGCGCCCTCCGCTTCCGCGCGCGCCTCTTCCTCCCGGCGTCGCCCGCCGACGACGGGAGCACGGCGCGGCCGCTCCCAGTGATCGTCTTCTTCCACGGCGGCGGGTTCGCGTTCTTCTCCGCGGCGTCGCTGGCCTTCGACGTGGCCTGCCGCCGCATCGCGCGGGGCGCCTCCGCGGCGGTGCTCTCCGTCGACtaccgccgctcgccggagcaCCGCTTCCCGGCGCCCTACGACGACGGGCTCGCGGCGCTGCAGTTCCTCGACGACCCCAAGGAGCACCCCGTCCCGCTCGAAGTCTCCCGCtgcttcctcgccggcgacagCGCCGGCGGCAACGTCGCCCACCACGTCGCCCGCCGCTACGCCGCGCGCCCCTCGCTCTTCGCGAACGTCCGGCTCGCCGGCCTCGTCGCCATCCAGCCCTTCTTCGGCGGCGAGGAGAGGACGCCCTCGGAGCTCCGCCTCGACGGCGCCGCGCCCATCGTGTCCATCGCCCGCACCGACTGGATGTGGCGCGCGTTCCTGCCGCCCGGCGCCGACCGCTCCCACGAGGCCGCCAGCgtcgcgtcgccggcggccgccgcggggctCGACTCCCCGGCGTTCCCGCCGGTGCTGGTTGCCATCGGCGGCTACGACCCGCTGCAGGACTGGCAGCGGCGCTACGGCGAGATGCTCAGGGCCAGAGGCAAGTATGTGCGGGTGGTCGAGTACCCAGACGCCATCCACGGGTTCTACACCATTCCCATGTTCGACGACGCGCGCGACCTCATCATCCGCATCGCTGAGTTCGTCGCCGAGAGCGGCGGTGGCCGCAGCCAATGA